CGGCGATGGCATTTTTCAGGGTCGTGTTGATATGTTCCTGGCCGATCAGGTTGTCGAAGTCCTGCGGCCGCCATTGGCGATAGAGCGCTACATACGCCATGAACCGACACCTCCATAACAGGTGAATAGATTCCACACGCGTCCCGGCATTCCCTTTCGGCGCCGGCGGCCAAATACAAGAAAAGCAGCCCAGGGAGGCTGCCGTTTGCGGATAACATCGGCCCAAGGCAGCCGTCAGGCTCCCTCGCGGCACATAAGAATTGTCACTTACCGTTGCTTCCTTCCGGACCTGGCGGGGTTCATGAGTTCCTATTGCGCAAGACCCAACGGCTACCGTGGGCCGACCTTAAGAAGCGAAATCAGGTGGCGGAGAGAGAGGGATTCGAACCCTCGGTACAGTTTCCCGTACACACGCTTTCCAGGCGTGCTCCTTCAACCGCTCGGACATCTCTCCGTGTTGACGTAAATGATTATATATGAATTTTGTTTTGTTGGCAATATGGCGGGGGTGTTTGCCATCCCCGATAACCATGTAAAACCGCGAATATTATTTTACATCTCCGGGCCGCCGTTGTCAACTGGCGGCCGCCTTGAATTATCTTCCTGCCCCGGGACTTCTTCCGCCGTCATTTTCGGCGCCGCTAATAATTGGCTTTCCCCATATTATGTAGCGTTAGTTCTGTCCTCACCAAATATGAAATGCTCTCATTCAATAAAATGACCGATTCTCCCCGATGGCTTGCCAAAAAACACTTTTTTATCCGCCAGGACAACGAAAAACGCGAGGGCCACGAATAAAAATGTTTCGATACATTTGGCGATGTTTCCCATGAGGAATATTCCCTGCAGATTTGCCGAAGCGTGAACAAGTACCGCAACGAGAATACACCCCCTGTTTTTGTACCAGAGCCAGTTGATCAGGAAACCCGCCGCAATCGCGCTGGCGAAGTAATTCAGGACATAAAGCCAACCCGCTCGCCACAACAAGTTCATATAATAGTTGTCGACAAAAAATAGCGGCGCATGCCACAGACACCACACCAGCCCAAAGATCAGCGAAGCAGTAAAAAAATTATATTTGCTGCGCAAACTGTCCATCCCGTAGCCTTTCCAGCCCAGTTCTTCCGACAGAGGCGCGGCAAACAAAAAAAACGGCGCAGGGATAACGCCTGTTGCAAATATGACCCCTTTATCAATACGGAACTGTTCCAGGCTTTCCCCCATAAAAGCCGACAAATAAATGGATGCTGCCGCCAATGCAGGCATCGTAAACAGTATCATGGGAAGGTAGTTCAGCTTTATCCTTCGCAAATCAAAAGCCCGACTGAGAAAATCCCGTGTAAGTTCGCGGCTCCCTGACAAAAAAATCATCAGGAGCGCCACAATGCACGGGGTAAGCAGCGCAATAAATAGCATTAGCGAAAAAAGCTCTTCATACGCCCGCTGCTCACTACGGTTGCAGCTCAACCAAACCATGCCCGACTCAATTATCCAGGTTATAATGATCACGCTGGAAAAATACTTGAACGGCTTATAAACGTAGCCCGCGTTCACGCTATTCCTCCTCCCGCAAAGGTCAGATGAAAATCGCCGAGGTCCAGGCGCTTATTGAAGCCAATTAATTACAAATTTCGTTATTCCAGTCAATAATCCTTCGACTTATACGGTTTATAGGGGGCGGGGTTGGGGAGAAAAAAACAAACCAGGCAGCCTGCCTGGTTGTTGTTTATTATGGCGGAGAGGGTGGGATTCGAACCCACGGTACCTTCCGGTACACTTGATTTCGAGTCAAGCACCATCGACCACTCGGACACCTCTCCGTATGCTGCGGCGGCTGATAAGGGCCCATCCGCGTTGTTGCTCCTGCGGTTGCTTGCTTGCGTACGTTTCGAGTACGCGGCGCGGCGCAATCCTCGTCGCGCCTAGCGGCTGCACCCTTCTGAGCCGCCTTAACTTTACTCTTTACTGCGGCGTTCGCGGAAGAACTGTTTCATCAATTCGCCGCATTCGTCGCCCTTCACGCCGGCGAGTACTTCCGCCTTGTGGTTGAGGGCGTCGTTCTGGGCGACGTTGAAGATCGACTCCACCGCACCCGCCTTGTAGTCGGGGCTGCCGTACACCAGGCGGTCGATCCGGCTCATGACGAGCGCGCCGGCGCACATGGGGCAC
The DNA window shown above is from Sporomusaceae bacterium and carries:
- a CDS encoding CPBP family intramembrane glutamic endopeptidase, whose translation is MNAGYVYKPFKYFSSVIIITWIIESGMVWLSCNRSEQRAYEELFSLMLFIALLTPCIVALLMIFLSGSRELTRDFLSRAFDLRRIKLNYLPMILFTMPALAAASIYLSAFMGESLEQFRIDKGVIFATGVIPAPFFLFAAPLSEELGWKGYGMDSLRSKYNFFTASLIFGLVWCLWHAPLFFVDNYYMNLLWRAGWLYVLNYFASAIAAGFLINWLWYKNRGCILVAVLVHASANLQGIFLMGNIAKCIETFLFVALAFFVVLADKKVFFGKPSGRIGHFIE